A genome region from Mycobacterium florentinum includes the following:
- a CDS encoding HAD family hydrolase → MTSSESNESSAANPAVRSDLESVAANASAARALEDLQEATAAGGAPQPPIDLTAAAFFDVDNTLVQGSSAVHFGRGLAARNYFTYRDVVGFIYAQAKFQLLGKENSNDVAAGRRKALTFIEGRSVDELVALGEDVYDEIIADKIWAGTRELTQMHLDAGQQVWLITATPYELAATIARRLGLTGALGTVAESVDGIFTGRLVGDILHGPGKAHAVRSLAIREGLNLKRCTAYSDSYNDVPMLSLVGTAVAINPDARLRSLARERGWEIRDFRTARKAARIGVPSALALGAAGGALAALASRRQSR, encoded by the coding sequence ATGACTTCCTCTGAGTCGAATGAGTCGAGCGCCGCAAACCCCGCCGTTCGAAGCGACCTGGAATCCGTGGCCGCCAACGCCAGCGCCGCCCGCGCGCTCGAGGACTTGCAGGAGGCGACCGCCGCAGGCGGGGCCCCGCAACCGCCGATCGACCTGACCGCCGCCGCGTTCTTCGACGTCGACAACACGCTGGTGCAAGGCTCCTCGGCAGTGCATTTCGGACGCGGACTGGCCGCGCGCAACTACTTCACTTACCGCGACGTCGTCGGATTCATCTACGCGCAGGCCAAGTTTCAGCTGCTCGGCAAGGAGAACAGCAACGACGTCGCCGCCGGCCGGCGCAAAGCACTCACCTTCATCGAGGGCCGCTCGGTCGACGAGCTGGTCGCTCTCGGAGAAGACGTCTACGACGAGATCATCGCCGACAAGATCTGGGCCGGCACACGCGAACTGACCCAGATGCACCTGGACGCCGGCCAGCAAGTGTGGCTGATCACGGCAACTCCTTATGAGCTTGCCGCTACCATCGCCCGTCGGCTCGGCCTGACCGGCGCGCTCGGCACCGTCGCGGAGTCGGTCGACGGCATCTTCACCGGCCGACTGGTCGGCGACATCCTGCACGGACCGGGCAAGGCACACGCGGTGCGGTCCCTGGCGATCCGCGAAGGCCTCAACCTGAAACGGTGCACGGCCTATTCGGACAGCTACAACGACGTGCCGATGCTGTCGTTGGTCGGCACCGCCGTGGCCATCAACCCCGACGCGCGGCTGCGCAGCCTGGCCCGCGAACGGGGATGGGAGATCCGCGATTTCCGGACCGCGCGCAAGGCGGCCCGGATCGGGGTGCCGTCGGCACTGGCACTCGGTGCGGCGGGCGGTGCGCTGGCGGCGTTGGCGTCCCGGCGGCAATCCCGCTGA
- a CDS encoding 30S ribosomal protein bS22 produces MGSVIKKRRKRMSKKKHRKLLRRTRVQRRKLGK; encoded by the coding sequence ATGGGTTCAGTAATCAAGAAGCGGCGCAAGCGTATGTCGAAGAAAAAGCACCGCAAGCTGCTGCGCCGCACGCGGGTGCAGCGCAGAAAACTTGGCAAGTAA
- the proC gene encoding pyrroline-5-carboxylate reductase — translation MARIAIIGGGSIGEALLSGLLRAGRKVKDLVVAERVPERAKYLADTYSVLVTSSLADAVDNAAFIVVAVKPADVESVMGELTKAASAAEGDSAEQVFVTVAAGITIAFFESKLPAGTPVVRAMPNAAAVVGAGVTALAKGRFVTAPQLEEVTALFDAVGGVLTVPESQMDAVTALSGSGPAYFFLMVEALVDAGVAAGLSRGVATDLTAQTMAGSAALLLERLDQDKAPADSEAMGKQADATAAQLRAMVTSPGGTTAAALRELERGGLRTAVDAAVQAAKNRSEQLRITSE, via the coding sequence GTGGCGAGAATCGCGATCATCGGTGGTGGCAGCATCGGCGAGGCCTTGCTGTCGGGTCTGCTTCGGGCGGGGCGCAAGGTCAAGGACCTGGTGGTGGCGGAACGGGTGCCCGAACGCGCCAAGTACCTGGCCGACACCTATTCGGTGTTGGTGACGTCGTCGCTGGCCGACGCCGTGGACAACGCGGCTTTTATCGTCGTTGCGGTCAAGCCCGCCGATGTCGAGTCGGTGATGGGGGAGCTGACCAAGGCCGCTTCCGCGGCCGAAGGGGACAGCGCCGAGCAGGTTTTCGTCACCGTCGCGGCGGGCATCACGATCGCTTTCTTCGAATCCAAGCTGCCGGCGGGGACTCCGGTGGTCCGGGCGATGCCGAACGCGGCGGCAGTGGTGGGTGCGGGGGTGACCGCGCTGGCCAAGGGCCGCTTCGTCACCGCGCCGCAGCTCGAAGAGGTGACCGCGCTGTTCGACGCCGTCGGTGGCGTGCTGACCGTGCCCGAGTCGCAGATGGACGCGGTGACCGCGCTGTCGGGCTCGGGGCCCGCCTATTTCTTTCTGATGGTCGAGGCGCTGGTGGACGCCGGCGTCGCGGCGGGGCTCAGCCGGGGGGTGGCGACGGACCTGACGGCACAGACGATGGCCGGATCGGCGGCCCTGCTGCTGGAAAGGCTCGATCAAGACAAGGCGCCGGCCGACAGCGAAGCGATGGGAAAGCAGGCTGACGCCACCGCGGCGCAGCTGCGGGCCATGGTGACCTCACCCGGCGGTACCACCGCCGCTGCGCTGCGCGAACTCGAACGAGGGGGCCTGCGGACGGCGGTCGACGCCGCCGTTCAGGCCGCCAAAAACCGCTCTGAGCAGCTAAGAATTACATCGGAATAA
- a CDS encoding SDR family oxidoreductase, with protein sequence MDSSNGGGAGTGDNADNTMHYPKVVLVTGACRFLGGYLIARLAQNPLIQSVIAVDAIAPSKDMLRRMGRAEFVRADIRNPFIAKVIRNGDVDTVVHAAAASYAPRSGGTAALKELNVMGAMQLFAACQKAPSVRRVVLKSTSEVYGSSPHDPVMFTEDSSSRRPLRGGFAKDSLDIEGYVRGLGRRRPDIAVTILRLANMIGPAMDTTLSRYLAGPVVPTMFGRDARLQLLHEQDALGALERAAMAGKAGTFNIGADGIIMLSQAIRRAGRIPLPVPGFGVWALDSLRRANRYTEINREQFNYLSYGRVMDTTRMRSELGYQPKWSTAEAFDDYVRGRGLTPIIDPHRVRSMEGRAIALAQRWGSRNPIPWGGVR encoded by the coding sequence GTGGATTCGTCGAACGGGGGCGGCGCCGGGACCGGCGACAACGCGGATAACACGATGCACTACCCCAAGGTGGTGCTGGTTACCGGTGCGTGCCGGTTTCTTGGCGGCTACCTGATTGCTCGGCTGGCGCAGAACCCGCTGATTCAAAGCGTCATCGCGGTGGACGCGATCGCGCCCAGCAAAGACATGCTGCGCCGGATGGGACGGGCCGAGTTCGTCCGCGCCGACATTCGTAATCCCTTCATCGCCAAGGTGATTCGCAACGGCGACGTCGACACGGTGGTGCATGCCGCGGCGGCGTCGTACGCGCCGCGTTCCGGCGGCACGGCCGCGCTCAAGGAACTGAACGTGATGGGCGCGATGCAACTTTTCGCGGCCTGCCAGAAAGCACCCTCGGTGCGACGCGTCGTGCTGAAGTCGACGTCGGAGGTGTACGGGTCGAGCCCACACGACCCGGTGATGTTCACCGAAGACAGCAGTAGCCGTCGCCCGCTGCGCGGCGGTTTCGCCAAAGACTCCCTTGACATCGAGGGATACGTGCGCGGACTGGGCCGGCGCCGGCCCGACATCGCGGTCACGATTCTGCGGCTGGCCAACATGATTGGCCCGGCGATGGACACCACGCTGTCGCGGTATCTGGCGGGGCCGGTGGTGCCGACGATGTTCGGCCGCGACGCGCGCTTGCAATTGCTGCACGAGCAAGACGCGTTGGGCGCGCTGGAGCGGGCGGCGATGGCGGGTAAAGCCGGCACCTTCAATATCGGCGCCGACGGCATCATCATGCTGTCGCAGGCGATCCGGCGCGCGGGCCGGATTCCGTTGCCGGTGCCCGGTTTCGGGGTGTGGGCGCTTGATTCGCTGAGACGAGCTAACCGCTATACCGAGATCAATCGTGAACAATTCAATTACTTGAGCTATGGCCGGGTTATGGACACCACGAGGATGCGCTCCGAGCTCGGCTACCAGCCGAAATGGTCGACGGCGGAAGCTTTTGACGACTACGTTCGCGGTCGCGGCCTGACTCCCATAATCGACCCGCATCGGGTACGCTCCATGGAGGGTCGCGCCATAGCCTTAGCGCAGCGCTGGGGAAGCCGTAATCCAATTCCATGGGGTGGGGTCAGGTAG
- a CDS encoding FAS1-like dehydratase domain-containing protein yields MTTPEGAPGVIPAGTQGIIGSHYRAPDFFEVGREKIREFALSVQDDHPSHFNEADAAEHGYSAVVAPLTFLAIAGRRVQLDIFTKFSIPINIARVLHRDQKFLFHRPILDHDKLYFDTYLDSVIESHGTVIAEIRSEVTDAEGKPVVTSIVTMLGEAAGQEAAAEETVAAIASISARK; encoded by the coding sequence ATGACAACTCCAGAAGGCGCGCCAGGGGTCATCCCAGCGGGGACCCAGGGCATCATCGGCAGCCATTACCGAGCCCCCGATTTTTTCGAGGTCGGACGCGAGAAGATCCGCGAGTTCGCGCTCTCGGTGCAAGACGATCACCCATCGCACTTCAACGAGGCTGATGCCGCCGAGCACGGGTATTCGGCCGTGGTGGCCCCGCTGACCTTCTTGGCGATCGCGGGACGGCGCGTTCAGCTGGACATCTTCACCAAGTTCAGCATTCCGATCAATATCGCCAGGGTTCTGCACCGCGACCAAAAGTTCTTGTTCCACCGCCCGATCCTGGACCACGACAAGTTGTACTTCGATACGTACCTAGACTCGGTGATCGAGTCCCACGGCACCGTCATCGCCGAGATCCGAAGCGAGGTCACCGACGCCGAGGGCAAGCCGGTCGTCACCAGCATCGTCACGATGCTGGGCGAGGCGGCAGGTCAAGAAGCGGCCGCTGAAGAAACCGTCGCCGCGATTGCATCAATATCTGCACGAAAGTAG
- a CDS encoding sugar phosphate isomerase/epimerase family protein, producing MRPAIKVGLSTASVYPLRAEAAFEYASRLGYDGVELMVWSESVSQDIAAVKKLSRRYQVPVLSVHAPCLLISQRVWGSNPIPKLERSVRAAEQLGAQTVVVHPPFRWQRRYAEGFSEQVTKLEASSDVMVAVENMFPFRADRFFGSDQSRERMRKRGGGPGPAISAFSPSYDPLDGNHAHYTLDLSHTSTAGTDALEMTERMGAGLVHLHLCDGSGLPADEHLVPGRGTQPTAQVCQMLAAGHFAGHAILEVSTSSARSASEREAMLAESLQFARTHLLR from the coding sequence GTGCGCCCAGCAATCAAGGTCGGCCTGTCCACGGCCTCGGTCTATCCGTTGAGGGCCGAGGCCGCGTTCGAGTACGCGTCCAGGCTCGGCTACGACGGGGTCGAGCTGATGGTGTGGAGCGAGTCGGTCAGCCAGGACATCGCGGCCGTCAAGAAGCTGTCGCGGCGGTATCAGGTGCCGGTGCTGTCGGTCCACGCTCCCTGCCTGCTGATCTCGCAGCGGGTGTGGGGTTCCAACCCGATCCCCAAGCTGGAACGCAGCGTGCGGGCCGCCGAGCAACTCGGCGCGCAGACCGTCGTCGTGCATCCGCCGTTCCGCTGGCAGCGGCGCTACGCCGAGGGATTCAGCGAGCAGGTGACGAAGCTGGAAGCGTCCAGCGACGTGATGGTCGCGGTGGAGAACATGTTCCCGTTTCGGGCGGACCGGTTCTTCGGGTCCGACCAGTCGCGGGAACGGATGCGCAAGCGCGGCGGCGGCCCGGGACCGGCGATTTCGGCGTTCTCGCCGTCCTACGACCCGCTGGACGGCAACCACGCGCACTACACGCTGGACCTGTCGCACACCTCGACGGCCGGCACCGACGCCCTGGAGATGACCGAGCGAATGGGCGCGGGGCTGGTGCATCTGCATCTGTGCGACGGCAGCGGCCTGCCCGCCGACGAGCATCTGGTACCGGGGCGCGGCACCCAACCCACCGCCCAGGTGTGCCAGATGCTGGCCGCCGGCCATTTCGCCGGCCATGCCATCCTCGAGGTCTCCACCTCGAGCGCGCGCTCGGCCAGCGAACGCGAGGCCATGCTCGCCGAATCGCTGCAGTTCGCCCGCACGCATCTGCTGCGATGA
- a CDS encoding WXG100 family type VII secretion target: MAADNELRVDPQLMDGFAQALLGGAENLRQQLAQLDGQVGEMLGGWQGGSGSAYSAAWELWRRGAREVETGLSVLAKAVAHAGKGFQHNEAVSSQAIRRVHDG, encoded by the coding sequence ATGGCTGCCGACAACGAGCTGCGCGTCGATCCGCAGCTGATGGACGGATTCGCCCAGGCGCTGCTGGGCGGCGCCGAGAACCTGCGACAGCAGCTGGCCCAGCTGGACGGTCAGGTCGGCGAGATGCTGGGCGGCTGGCAGGGCGGATCGGGAAGCGCCTACTCCGCCGCCTGGGAGCTGTGGCGGCGCGGAGCTCGCGAGGTCGAGACCGGATTGTCGGTCCTGGCCAAGGCGGTAGCCCACGCCGGTAAGGGTTTTCAGCACAACGAGGCCGTCTCCAGCCAAGCGATTCGGCGGGTGCACGATGGCTGA
- a CDS encoding lysophospholipid acyltransferase family protein, which yields MGWGQVDIVAGETRANVIPLHSNRGRVAARRRAEASRQHPSSLSDPHVHASAEQLAAVVREIDEHRRVAGGTSSTDAPLNEFAQQVASVAGFFRQRLTGDYTVDEFGFDPHFNNAIVRPLLRFFFKNWFRVEVSGIENLPAEGAALLVANHAGVLPFDGLMLSVAVHDEHPAQRDMRLLAADMVFDLPLVGEAARKAGHTMACTTDAHRLLAAGELTAVFPEGYKGLGKRFEDRYRLQRFGRGGFVTAALRTKAPIIPCSIIGSEEIYPMLTDVKLLARLFGLPYFPVTPLFPLAGPAGLVPLPSKWRIAFGEPIYTNDYSAADAEDPMVTFELTDQVRETIQQTLYRLLAGRRNVFLG from the coding sequence ATGGGGTGGGGTCAGGTAGATATCGTGGCGGGTGAAACCAGAGCGAATGTCATTCCCCTGCACAGTAATCGGGGTCGCGTCGCGGCCCGCCGGAGAGCCGAAGCGTCGCGTCAACATCCTTCGTCGCTGTCCGATCCGCACGTCCATGCGTCGGCCGAACAGCTCGCCGCGGTGGTCCGCGAGATCGACGAGCACCGTCGCGTCGCGGGTGGCACGTCGTCAACTGACGCTCCGCTCAACGAGTTTGCTCAACAGGTCGCCTCGGTCGCCGGATTTTTCCGGCAACGTCTGACGGGCGACTACACCGTCGACGAGTTCGGGTTCGACCCGCACTTCAACAACGCGATCGTTCGGCCGTTGCTGCGATTCTTTTTCAAGAACTGGTTCCGGGTCGAGGTCAGCGGAATCGAGAACCTGCCGGCCGAAGGCGCCGCGCTGTTGGTGGCCAACCACGCCGGGGTGTTGCCGTTCGACGGACTGATGTTGTCGGTGGCGGTGCACGACGAGCATCCGGCGCAGCGGGACATGCGACTGCTGGCGGCCGACATGGTGTTCGACCTGCCCCTGGTGGGCGAGGCGGCCCGCAAGGCCGGTCACACGATGGCGTGCACGACGGACGCGCACCGGCTGCTGGCCGCGGGCGAGCTCACCGCCGTGTTCCCGGAGGGTTACAAGGGGCTGGGCAAGCGCTTCGAGGACCGCTACCGACTGCAGCGGTTCGGACGCGGTGGCTTCGTGACGGCGGCGCTGCGCACCAAGGCGCCGATCATTCCGTGCTCGATCATCGGGTCAGAAGAGATCTACCCGATGCTCACCGACGTGAAGCTGCTGGCGCGGCTGTTCGGGCTGCCCTATTTCCCCGTCACCCCGCTGTTCCCGTTGGCCGGGCCGGCCGGTCTGGTGCCGCTGCCGTCGAAGTGGCGCATCGCGTTCGGTGAGCCGATCTATACGAACGACTACAGCGCGGCAGACGCCGAGGACCCGATGGTCACCTTCGAGTTGACCGATCAGGTGCGCGAGACCATCCAGCAGACGCTGTACCGGTTGTTGGCCGGGCGTCGCAACGTCTTTCTCGGATAG
- a CDS encoding thioesterase family protein, which translates to MTALFTTAMQLREIDPGVFEGELDKHWTIGPKVHGGAMLALCANAARHACAEAGHEPVAVSASFLWAPDPGTMRAVTSIRKRGRRISVVDVELVQGDRTAVHAVVNLGEPEHFPPGGDTAPLLSANPVLGLMAPEPPDDIEPIGPGHPLAGLVHLGEGCDVRPLLSTMRPSTDGRPPVLQMWARPRDVAPDALFALMCGDLSAPVTFAVERTGWAPTIQLTAFLRAVPADGWLRVICTCLEIGHDWFDEDHIVVDSLGRLVVQSRQLALVPAPR; encoded by the coding sequence ATGACCGCGCTATTCACCACCGCAATGCAGCTGCGGGAGATCGATCCGGGTGTATTCGAGGGAGAGCTCGACAAGCACTGGACAATCGGGCCCAAGGTGCACGGCGGCGCGATGCTGGCGCTGTGTGCCAACGCCGCGCGTCACGCCTGCGCCGAGGCGGGGCACGAGCCGGTCGCGGTGTCGGCGAGCTTTCTGTGGGCGCCCGACCCGGGGACGATGCGGGCGGTGACCTCGATCCGCAAGCGCGGCCGCCGGATCAGCGTCGTCGACGTCGAACTCGTCCAGGGCGATCGCACCGCGGTCCACGCCGTGGTCAACCTCGGCGAGCCGGAGCACTTTCCGCCCGGCGGCGACACGGCGCCGCTGTTGTCGGCGAACCCGGTCCTGGGCCTGATGGCGCCGGAACCGCCCGACGACATCGAGCCGATCGGTCCCGGCCACCCACTGGCCGGTCTGGTGCACCTGGGTGAGGGCTGCGATGTCCGGCCCCTGCTGTCCACGATGCGGCCCAGCACCGACGGGCGGCCCCCGGTGCTGCAGATGTGGGCGCGGCCGCGCGACGTCGCTCCTGACGCCCTCTTCGCGCTGATGTGCGGGGATCTGTCGGCTCCGGTGACGTTCGCTGTCGAGCGCACCGGCTGGGCGCCGACGATTCAGCTCACCGCCTTCCTGCGGGCCGTGCCCGCCGACGGCTGGTTGCGGGTGATCTGCACCTGCCTGGAGATCGGGCACGACTGGTTCGACGAGGACCACATCGTCGTCGACAGCCTGGGCCGGCTGGTCGTGCAGTCACGCCAATTGGCGCTGGTGCCCGCGCCCCGGTAG
- a CDS encoding WXG100 family type VII secretion target, translated as MAEAFRVDPQALSDSVQRMAEFQRYAESMLTEIDALVSNLHTLWSGEAAAAHAEAHQHWARGEAMMREALARLRAAGATAHANYTGAMSTNLAMWS; from the coding sequence ATGGCTGAGGCGTTTCGGGTGGACCCCCAGGCGCTGTCGGATTCCGTGCAGCGGATGGCCGAATTTCAGCGCTATGCCGAGAGCATGCTTACCGAAATCGACGCTTTGGTAAGCAATCTGCACACACTGTGGTCCGGTGAGGCGGCGGCGGCCCATGCCGAAGCCCATCAACACTGGGCGCGCGGCGAGGCGATGATGCGCGAGGCGTTGGCCCGGCTGCGAGCGGCCGGGGCGACGGCGCACGCCAACTACACCGGCGCCATGTCAACGAATTTGGCGATGTGGTCGTGA
- a CDS encoding cyclopropane mycolic acid synthase family methyltransferase encodes MTSQGEMGATQQLKPPVEAVRSHYDKSNEFFKLWLDPSMTYSCGYFDENPDPQNLTKTLEEAQYAKRKLALDKLGLRPGMKLLDIGSGWGSTMRHAVAEYDVDVIGLTLSENQYAHCVAEFDKMDSPRSKEVRIQGWEEFDEPIDRIVSLGAFEHFADGAGDAGYERYATFFKKYYDLLPDDGRMLLHSIVVPSREEGNAMGLKVNMTLLRFISFILKEIYPGGKLPQVDLVDRYSTGAGFKIERHHFIGKNYVPTLTAWGDALEAHKQEAIALKGQETYDTYLKYLRGCSDLFRDGYTNVCQFTMVK; translated from the coding sequence ATGACGTCCCAGGGGGAAATGGGTGCCACCCAGCAGCTAAAGCCACCGGTCGAAGCAGTCCGATCCCACTACGACAAGTCGAACGAGTTCTTCAAGCTCTGGCTTGATCCGTCGATGACCTACAGCTGCGGTTACTTCGACGAGAACCCGGACCCGCAGAATCTGACCAAGACGCTCGAAGAGGCGCAATACGCGAAGCGCAAGCTCGCTCTGGACAAGCTGGGTCTCCGGCCCGGCATGAAGCTGCTCGACATCGGCTCCGGCTGGGGCTCGACGATGCGGCACGCCGTGGCCGAGTACGACGTCGATGTGATCGGCCTGACGCTCAGCGAGAACCAGTACGCCCATTGCGTGGCCGAGTTCGACAAGATGGACAGCCCCCGCAGCAAAGAGGTGCGCATCCAGGGCTGGGAAGAATTCGACGAGCCGATCGACCGGATCGTGTCGTTGGGTGCGTTTGAGCACTTTGCCGACGGCGCAGGAGACGCCGGGTACGAGCGCTACGCCACCTTCTTCAAGAAGTACTACGACTTGCTGCCCGACGACGGCCGCATGCTGCTGCACTCGATCGTGGTGCCCAGCCGCGAAGAGGGCAACGCAATGGGCTTGAAGGTCAACATGACCCTGCTGCGGTTCATCAGCTTCATCCTGAAGGAGATCTACCCGGGCGGAAAGTTGCCCCAGGTCGATCTGGTCGACAGATACTCGACTGGTGCGGGTTTCAAGATCGAGCGACACCACTTCATCGGCAAGAACTACGTCCCGACGCTGACCGCCTGGGGTGATGCCCTCGAGGCGCACAAGCAAGAGGCGATCGCCCTGAAGGGGCAGGAGACCTACGACACCTACTTGAAGTACTTGCGCGGCTGCTCGGACCTGTTCCGTGACGGCTACACGAACGTCTGCCAGTTCACGATGGTCAAGTAA
- a CDS encoding glutamyl-tRNA reductase translates to MSILLFGVSHRSAPVSVLEQLSIDESDRNKIVDRVLQSPLVTEAMVLSTCNRVEVYAVVDAFHGGLAVIGQVLSEYSGMTMGDLTKYAYVRYSEAAVEHLFAVASGLDSAVIGEQQVLGQVRRAYAAAESNRTVGRVLHELAQRALSVGKRVHSETAIDAAGASVVSVALGMAERKVDGLAGKTAVVVGAGAMGALSAAHLIRAGVDHILVLNRSLSRGQRLVRKVRESGVRAQAMTLDRLAEALADADVVVSCTGAVSPVVSLADVHNALAAAQRDEAGQPLLICDLGMPRDVDPAVAGLPGVWVVDVDRIQHEPSAHAAAGDVDAARHIVAAEVAAYLAGQRMAEVTPTVTALRQRAADVVEAELLRLENRLPGLESAQREEVARTVRRVVDKLLHAPTVRIKQLASAPGGDSYAEALRELFELDQTAVDAVATAGELPAMSTGFDAGTLTHPAPGGPIPSAE, encoded by the coding sequence GTGAGCATCTTGCTCTTCGGGGTTTCGCACCGTAGTGCGCCGGTCTCCGTTCTGGAACAACTCAGCATCGACGAATCCGATCGCAACAAGATCGTCGACCGGGTGTTGCAATCGCCGCTGGTCACCGAGGCCATGGTGCTGTCGACATGCAACCGGGTCGAGGTCTACGCGGTGGTCGACGCGTTCCACGGCGGTTTGGCCGTAATCGGACAGGTGCTGTCGGAATACTCCGGAATGACGATGGGCGACCTCACCAAATACGCCTACGTGCGCTACAGCGAGGCGGCCGTCGAGCACCTGTTCGCCGTCGCCAGCGGTCTGGATTCCGCGGTCATCGGCGAACAACAGGTGCTCGGCCAGGTGCGCCGGGCCTACGCCGCGGCCGAGTCGAACCGCACGGTCGGGCGGGTGCTGCACGAGCTGGCCCAACGCGCGCTGTCGGTCGGCAAGCGCGTGCACTCCGAAACGGCCATCGACGCCGCCGGCGCCTCGGTGGTGTCGGTCGCGCTGGGCATGGCCGAACGCAAGGTGGACGGGCTGGCCGGCAAGACCGCGGTCGTCGTCGGCGCTGGCGCGATGGGTGCGCTGTCCGCGGCCCACCTGATCCGGGCCGGCGTCGACCACATCCTGGTGCTCAACCGGTCGCTGTCCCGGGGACAACGCCTGGTCCGCAAGGTCCGCGAGTCGGGCGTGCGCGCCCAGGCGATGACGCTGGACCGGCTCGCCGAGGCACTGGCCGACGCCGACGTGGTGGTCAGCTGCACCGGTGCGGTGAGTCCCGTGGTGTCCCTGGCCGATGTTCACAACGCGCTGGCCGCCGCGCAGCGCGACGAAGCGGGCCAGCCGCTGCTGATCTGCGACCTGGGCATGCCGCGCGACGTCGATCCCGCGGTGGCCGGACTCCCCGGCGTCTGGGTCGTCGACGTGGACCGCATCCAGCACGAACCCTCGGCGCACGCCGCCGCGGGCGACGTCGACGCCGCGCGCCACATCGTGGCCGCCGAGGTTGCCGCCTACCTGGCGGGACAGCGGATGGCCGAGGTGACCCCGACCGTGACCGCGTTGCGCCAGCGCGCCGCCGACGTCGTCGAAGCGGAGCTGCTGCGGCTCGAGAACCGGCTCCCGGGGCTCGAAAGTGCCCAGCGCGAGGAGGTTGCGCGCACGGTCCGGCGGGTGGTCGACAAGCTGCTGCACGCGCCCACGGTGCGGATCAAACAACTCGCCAGCGCCCCCGGCGGCGACAGCTACGCCGAGGCCCTGCGCGAGCTTTTCGAACTCGACCAGACCGCCGTCGACGCCGTCGCCACCGCGGGCGAATTGCCAGCAATGTCAACGGGATTCGACGCCGGTACGCTCACCCACCCCGCGCCCGGTGGCCCTATACCGTCCGCCGAGTAA
- the hemC gene encoding hydroxymethylbilane synthase produces MIRLGTRGSLLATAQASVIRDTLIANGHPAELVIISTAGDQSSAPIESLGVGVFTTALREAMADGRVDAAVHSHKDLPTADDPRFTIAAIPARNDPRDALVARDGLVLGELPAGSLVGTSSPRRAAQLRALGLGLEIRPLRGNLDTRLNRVSSGDLDAIVVARAGLARLGRLADVTETLEPVQMLPAPAQGALAVECRADDSRLAAVLAELDDFDTRAAVTAERALLAELEAGCSAPVGAIAEVVESIDEDGRVFDELSLRGCVAALDGSDVIRASGIGAPDRARELGLSVAAELLELGAGELIGGARQYPAHEN; encoded by the coding sequence GTGATCCGGTTAGGCACGAGGGGCAGTTTGCTGGCCACCGCCCAGGCCTCCGTCATCAGAGACACTCTGATCGCCAACGGCCACCCCGCGGAGTTGGTGATCATCAGCACGGCAGGTGACCAGTCGTCGGCGCCCATCGAGAGTCTGGGTGTGGGCGTCTTCACTACCGCGTTGCGCGAGGCCATGGCCGATGGCCGGGTCGACGCCGCCGTGCACTCGCACAAGGATTTGCCAACCGCCGACGACCCGAGGTTCACGATCGCGGCCATACCGGCACGGAATGACCCGCGCGACGCGCTGGTTGCGCGCGACGGGCTGGTGCTCGGGGAGTTGCCGGCGGGTTCGCTGGTCGGCACATCATCCCCGCGGCGGGCCGCACAGCTTAGGGCATTGGGTCTCGGTTTGGAAATCCGCCCCCTACGAGGCAACCTAGATACCAGGTTGAACAGGGTAAGTAGTGGTGATCTGGACGCCATCGTGGTGGCCCGGGCCGGACTGGCCCGCCTGGGCCGGCTCGCTGATGTCACCGAGACGCTAGAGCCGGTGCAAATGTTGCCAGCACCGGCTCAGGGCGCGCTCGCCGTCGAATGCCGCGCCGACGACAGTCGGCTGGCGGCGGTGCTGGCGGAGTTGGACGACTTCGACACCCGTGCGGCGGTCACCGCTGAGCGAGCCCTGTTGGCCGAACTGGAGGCGGGTTGCTCCGCACCGGTGGGAGCGATCGCCGAAGTGGTCGAGTCCATTGATGAGGACGGCCGGGTCTTCGACGAGCTGTCGCTGCGCGGTTGCGTGGCGGCGCTCGATGGATCCGATGTGATCCGCGCGTCCGGCATCGGTGCTCCCGATCGGGCACGAGAGCTGGGGCTCTCGGTGGCCGCGGAGCTGTTGGAGTTGGGCGCCGGAGAGCTGATTGGGGGAGCGCGGCAATACCCCGCGCACGAAAACTAA
- a CDS encoding cell division/environmental response transcriptional regulator translates to MTSTNGPSARDSAGKPRDTAPADSQARTQFLTVAEVAALMRVSKMTVYRLVHNGELPAVRVGRSFRVHAKAVHDMLETSYFDAG, encoded by the coding sequence ATGACGTCTACCAACGGGCCATCGGCGCGAGATTCCGCAGGTAAGCCGCGGGACACAGCTCCGGCCGATAGCCAGGCAAGGACACAATTTCTCACCGTCGCCGAAGTGGCGGCCCTGATGCGGGTCTCCAAGATGACGGTTTACCGCTTGGTGCACAACGGAGAGCTGCCGGCGGTGCGGGTTGGCCGGTCCTTCCGCGTGCACGCCAAGGCCGTGCACGACATGCTGGAGACGTCCTACTTCGACGCCGGCTGA